The following proteins are co-located in the Desulfomicrobium macestii genome:
- a CDS encoding protein-glutamate methylesterase/protein-glutamine glutaminase has product MNLRVLVVDDTIMYRKVVGDILAEISGIEVVGTANNGKIALTRIASLKPDLITLDVEMPIMNGLETLQEIQKSFPDVGVIMLSTLTKRGSDITMRALELGAFDFIAKPDAEGMQENVQLLRSAIQPRVKAFAKRLELRSLLKQRHRPVGAPAPAPAAPSILASSRRTGKSKVVAIGISTGGPNALTKMLPQLPKLGVPIFVVQHMPPVFTKSLAESLDAKCQYEVREAENNEVVRPDVIYIAPGGKHMRVASGTGGAKIIQITDDPPENNCKPAADYMFRSVAREYGALSTGVIMTGMGGDGTLGLKVLKSFGAVTIGQDEESCVVYGMPKIAVEAGVVDVVSPLPMIASEIIRTVR; this is encoded by the coding sequence ATGAATCTGCGTGTTCTGGTTGTGGACGATACAATAATGTATCGCAAGGTGGTGGGCGACATTCTCGCCGAGATATCGGGGATCGAAGTGGTCGGCACCGCCAATAACGGGAAGATCGCCTTGACGCGCATTGCGTCCCTGAAACCGGACCTGATCACGCTGGATGTGGAAATGCCGATCATGAACGGACTCGAGACCCTGCAGGAGATCCAGAAGAGTTTTCCCGATGTGGGCGTGATCATGCTTTCCACACTGACCAAGCGCGGCAGCGACATCACCATGCGCGCGCTGGAACTCGGGGCTTTCGATTTTATCGCCAAGCCGGACGCCGAGGGCATGCAGGAAAATGTGCAGCTCCTTCGGAGCGCCATTCAGCCGAGGGTGAAGGCCTTCGCGAAGCGGCTGGAGCTTCGGTCCCTGCTCAAACAGAGGCACAGGCCCGTCGGCGCTCCCGCGCCGGCTCCCGCGGCTCCGTCAATACTGGCTTCGTCCCGGCGCACGGGCAAGTCCAAGGTCGTGGCCATCGGCATCTCCACAGGCGGGCCCAATGCCCTGACCAAAATGCTGCCGCAGCTCCCAAAGCTCGGGGTACCCATCTTCGTGGTCCAGCACATGCCGCCCGTCTTTACCAAGTCCCTGGCCGAGAGCCTGGACGCCAAGTGCCAGTACGAGGTTCGTGAAGCCGAGAACAACGAGGTCGTGCGCCCCGACGTGATCTACATCGCCCCCGGCGGCAAGCACATGCGCGTGGCCTCGGGCACGGGCGGAGCAAAGATCATCCAGATCACCGACGATCCGCCTGAAAACAACTGCAAACCGGCTGCGGACTACATGTTCCGCTCCGTGGCGCGGGAATATGGAGCCTTGTCCACCGGCGTGATCATGACCGGCATGGGCGGCGACGGGACCCTGGGCCTGAAGGTGCTCAAGAGCTTCGGGGCCGTGACCATAGGCCAGGACGAGGAGTCCTGCGTGGTTTACGGCATGCCCAAGATCGCGGTCGAGGCGGGTGTCGTGGATGTTGTCTCACCTTTGCCGATGATCGCCTCCGAGATCATCCGCACGGTGCGTTAG
- a CDS encoding chemotaxis protein CheW, producing the protein MKQQAKEKTGALQLSCFYVGSALCGIDINLIQEMNRQMEMTKVPQAPSYVLGIMNLRGRIVTIIDLGRKLGLAPSKTTETSRIIIVNSRDENIGLLVDRITDVVTSKWEDMEPTPSNIKGLKGKYFQGVLKSSRDLIAVLDVGEVLADD; encoded by the coding sequence ATGAAACAGCAGGCCAAAGAAAAGACGGGTGCCCTGCAGCTGTCCTGCTTTTACGTAGGTTCGGCCCTGTGCGGGATTGACATCAATCTCATTCAGGAAATGAACCGGCAGATGGAAATGACCAAGGTGCCGCAGGCGCCGTCCTATGTGCTTGGCATCATGAACCTGCGCGGCAGGATCGTGACCATTATCGACCTGGGCCGCAAGCTGGGCCTGGCGCCTTCGAAAACCACGGAAACCAGCCGCATCATCATCGTCAATTCCCGCGATGAGAACATCGGCCTGCTGGTCGACCGCATCACCGACGTGGTCACATCCAAATGGGAAGACATGGAACCGACCCCCTCCAACATCAAGGGGCTCAAGGGCAAGTATTTCCAGGGCGTGCTCAAGTCCTCCCGGGATCTCATCGCCGTGCTCGATGTCGGTGAAGTGCTGGCCGACGATTAA